From a region of the Lactuca sativa cultivar Salinas chromosome 4, Lsat_Salinas_v11, whole genome shotgun sequence genome:
- the LOC111911702 gene encoding peptidyl-prolyl cis-trans isomerase FKBP43, protein MAFWGVYLKPNEPYTLHYDDDDTVPKRLRITQATLGDATRNSPARSIVRCSIGDKPTIVICSLSVKEMTCCQLDLEFEEPQTVILSVMGPRGVYLAGYLIVPPPHPPTSHHHALCHEGKEKALMENAGCRDAHELDSNKTDSTTVEIRDINHCDKNLKGGKRFLKCYSNKEIGKDDNQDSSFGSHKKYITRQQVPRSSDEDGENSSALKSFSVFARLLEEKRDAIEKKKKKRNMKRKMRIPDNTKEREKKHKRRSSMSRTILAGR, encoded by the exons ATGGCGTTCTGGG GGGTTTATCTCAAGCCCAACGAACCCTACACTCTAcactatgatgatgatgatactgTTCCGAAGAGACTTCGCATTACTCAG GCTACACTCGGAGATGCTACACGTAATTCACCGGCGAGGAGCATAGTAAGATGTTCGATAGGAGATAAACCTACAATCGTTATATGTTCGTTGTCTGTAAAAGAGATGACTTGTTGTCAACTAGATCTTGAGTTCGAGGAGCCCCAGACTGTTATCTTATCCGTCATGGGTCCTCGCGGTGTTTATCTTGCTGGTTATTTGATCGTTCCTCCTCCTCATCCTCCCACTTCCCATCACCATGCACT TTGCCATGAAGGGAAAGAGAAAGCACTCATGGAGAACGCTGGTTGTCGTGATGCTCATGAACTTGATTCTAACAAGACAG ATTCAACCACAGTTGAAATCAGAGACATTAACCATTGTGATAAAAACTTGAAAGGCGGGAAACGTTTTCTAAAATGTTACTCAAACAAAGAAATTGG AAAGGATGATAATCAAGATTCTAGTTTTGGTAGTCACAAGAAGTACATAACTAGGCAGCAGGTGCCCCGCAGTTCTGATGAAGATGGAGAGAACTCCAGTGCTTTGAAATCATTTTCAGTGTTTGCCAGATTACTAGAAGAGAAAAG GGATGCTAttgaaaagaagaaaaagaagaggaaTATGAAAAGGAAAATGAGAATCCCTGACAATACCAAGGAGAGGGAAAAGAAACATAAAAGGAGAAGTTCAATGTCAA GGACGATTCTTGCGGGAAGATGA